Proteins encoded by one window of Venturia canescens isolate UGA chromosome 2, ASM1945775v1, whole genome shotgun sequence:
- the LOC122406298 gene encoding uncharacterized protein — protein sequence MKEVLRIQKPIIFDESIAHYELHGHQPFASATFNNNDEIRIAVQHQDLCLLPSKSSLHVYGRLTKADGQPVAATTTLVNNAICHLFEEIRYERNAVEIDRCKNVGLTTLMKNYISQNPSQKSVMENAGWLGDEEASITDAAGYSDISIPLSMVLGFAEDYRRIVVNAKHELILTRENSDTNAIIQTADAAEQFKITLSKIEWMIPYVRVADQWKIQLLNFIAKDSYIPLSFRAWELYEYPLLPTTTKHVWVVKTSTQLEKPRYVVLGFQTARKNSATKNASDFDHCNIRDVKLFLNSQSYPYGNLNLDIDHNQYALLYDVYANFQASYYGQESEPLLSKVDFLKYAPLIVIDCSKQNESLKSGPVDIRLEFESTNPIPPQTSAYCLILHDRIVEYNSISGNVKKLV from the coding sequence ATGAAGGAGGTCCTAAGAATACAAAAACCAATCATCTTTGATGAGTCCATCGCGCACTATGAATTGCATGGACATCAACCATTCGCATCAGCAACTTTCAACAACAACGATGAGATTCGTATTGCAGTTCAGCATCAGGATTTGTGCTTGCTACCGAGCAAGAGCTCATTGCATGTGTATGGTAGATTGACGAAAGCTGATGGACAACCTGTTGCCGCTACCACGACATTGGTCAACAACGCCATCTGTCActtatttgaagaaattcgTTATGAGCGGAATGCTGTGGAGATCGATCGATGTAAAAATGTTGGTCTTACAACactcatgaaaaattatatctcccaGAATCCTAGCCAAAAATCAGTCATGGAAAATGCTGGTTGGCTGGGAGACGAAGAAGCATCGATAACCGATGCAGCTGGTTACTCTGACATCTCAATACCTTTGAGTATGGTACTGGGCTTTGCTGAGGACTATCGCAGAATTGTCGTCAATGCCAAACATGAGTTGATTTTAACACGTGAAAACTCTGATACGAATGCTATCATACAAACTGCTGATGCTGCGGAACAATTCAAAATTACTCTTTCGAAGATCGAATGGATGATACCATATGTCAGAGTAGCTGatcaatggaaaattcaactattaaattttattgccAAAGACTCGTACATCCCGTTGAGTTTTCGTGCTTGGGAATTGTACGAGTACCCGCTACTGCCTACAACTACAAAGCACGTTTGGGTTGTGAAAACCTCTACGCAGctcgaaaaacctcgataCGTTGTTTTGGGATTTCAAACAGCTCGCAAAAACAGCGCGACTAAGAACGCGAGTGACTTCGATCATTGTAATATCAGAGACGTCAAACTCTTTCTCAACTCACAGAGTTATCCTTATGGAAATTTGAATCTTGACATTGATCATAATCAGTACGCTCTACTCTACGATGTGTATGCAAATTTTCAGGCTTCCTACTACGGGCAGGAGTCTGAACCACTGTTGAGTAAAGTAGACTTTTTGAAGTACGCACCACTCATTGTCATTGATTGTTCAAAACAGAATGAGTCATTGAAATCTGGACCCGTTGACATTCGATTAGAATTCGAGTCAACAAATCCAATTCCACCACAAACCTCAGCATATTGCTTAATATTACACGATCGAATTGTAGAATACAACTCAATCAGTGGAAATGTCAAGAAATTGGTTTGA